Within Cyanobacteria bacterium GSL.Bin1, the genomic segment GGCGCTTTTTGCAGGAGTTCCAGACTTGCCGCCGCCCGAGTTTGTTCACCAACGCGATCGGCACGCAGGTAAAGCTGTCCGGAACGTACCAGCGTTGAGGCATACACAACCGTTCCGGCTTGAGCAACAATGGGCATGGCTTCCCCGGTGAGTTGCTGTTGGTCAACGGTTGCCGAACCTTTCAAGACGACTCCATCTACGGGAATTTGCTCTCCCGGATAGACAATGACCGTTTCGCCGAGTTCAACGCGATCGCTGCTAATTTGAACCGGTTTGCCGTCTCGAATCACCCAAGCATAATGACCAATCGCATCCAGGAGGTCATCCGTTTGGGTAGCAGTGGAACGGGCGGTGCGATCGCGAATCAAATCCCCCAATTCATGCAAAGTAATGACTAAAGCGGGGGTCACTAACTTCCCTTGACCATAGCTCAACCCCAAGGCCACTAAATCCAAACAATCAATGTTGAGTTTTTGATCGCGCCAGAGACTAATGCTGGCTCGTTTGACAATCGGTAAAGTGAGCACGACCAAACTTGTCCAAGCAATGGGGCGTAACCAAAGCAATCGGCTACGATGGCTTAACCAACTCGCGATCGTGGTGAAAATGGGTAAAGCGAGACTCGACCAGTTTTCCGTTTTTGAGGGCGGTGGTGGCGCCGGCTGGGGGGAAACCGGCTGAGCGGTTGCTGCTTTGTTAATTAATGCGGTTAAACGAGTTGCCTCTTCTGAGAGAGAGGTTCCGGCAGAGCGATACTGAATCGCGATCGAAGCTGCTGCACCATTGACCCTTACCTGTTTAATGCCAGGTTGTTCCAATAAGAATTGTTGTAAAGTTACCGCATAATCTAAGTCATCACTTAAGCGATCAATGCGAAATCTTGCCCGACCCGGCAGATGATGCACTAAATGAGGTAAACCGCGATCCGTTTCGATAGTTGGTGTAGCAACGACGGCTAAGGAATGTTGCAAAGAGATACCCTCCTTAAATTTGGAGTTTATTGCGTGAGTGCTTCGGCAGATTGTTGTTCTTGTTGAACTGTATTGATCAGGCTCATTAAACGCAGTCCTAACTCCCATTCTGAAAGCCCTTGATTTTTATAATGAATGGCAATGGAAGCAGCCGCCCGATTAATCCGCACCTGGGTGACATATTCGTCTGCATTAAGCGCCTCTTCTAACGCCTGAGCAAACTCGTTATCAATCGCCAGTTGAGGCATCCGTAACCGCACTCGTCCTGGAACCGCGTGCGCGATCGCGTAACCTTGCAGATTCATTTCTCCATCCGTGGTTTCTTCTTTTTGCGGAGACGATTCAGTTTCTGCAGTCAGTTGTGGCGCTTGTTCTTTCAGTTGCGTAAAGACTTGACGCACGACACTGGCAACTAACAAGTTCACTAATAACGCATTTGCCCCGCGCAGTTGAAAACGACTGGTCACAAATAATCCAATCACGACCGGCAGAATCGTTTCCACTTCGCCATGTTCTCTTAAAAATGACCCGACTTGAGAAGCAGCATCTTCTGGAGAAACATTATTCAAGTCGTTATTGGCTGTGGTTGTGGTCATTGCTCAAAC encodes:
- a CDS encoding metal ABC transporter ATPase, translated to MTTTTANNDLNNVSPEDAASQVGSFLREHGEVETILPVVIGLFVTSRFQLRGANALLVNLLVASVVRQVFTQLKEQAPQLTAETESSPQKEETTDGEMNLQGYAIAHAVPGRVRLRMPQLAIDNEFAQALEEALNADEYVTQVRINRAAASIAIHYKNQGLSEWELGLRLMSLINTVQQEQQSAEALTQ